A single uncultured Acetobacterium sp. DNA region contains:
- the trpS gene encoding tryptophan--tRNA ligase — protein sequence MTTETPEKKIVYSGIQPSGTFTIGNYFGAMKNWVHLQEDYRSLFCVVDLHAITMPQNPADLRRRTYESIALLLALGIDPNKSILYVQSMVPEHSELAWILNCSTYMGELSRMTQFKDKSQKQGENIRVGLFDYPVLMAADILLYQTDLVPVGNDQRQHVELARDIAIRFNQQFGDVFKVPEAYFGESGARIMSLQEPTRKMSKSDENANAFISLLDDSKTIVKKFKRAVTDSDMAVHHNRDEKPGVSNLMEIYSCATGKSLDEITREFEGKGYGDFKQTVGEAVADTMLPVQNEYHRLLNEKAYLEQIMHTHAEKASQIAWKTLSKVRKKVGFVTV from the coding sequence ATGACAACAGAAACACCCGAAAAAAAAATAGTATATAGTGGAATACAACCATCCGGCACGTTTACCATCGGAAATTATTTTGGAGCCATGAAGAACTGGGTCCATCTCCAGGAGGACTATCGCAGTCTTTTTTGCGTGGTTGATCTTCATGCCATTACCATGCCACAAAACCCGGCTGATTTGCGGAGACGGACTTATGAATCCATTGCCCTGCTTTTAGCCCTTGGGATCGACCCGAATAAGTCAATTTTATACGTTCAATCGATGGTGCCGGAACATTCGGAACTGGCCTGGATTTTAAATTGTTCCACCTATATGGGGGAACTCAGCCGCATGACCCAGTTTAAAGATAAATCCCAGAAACAAGGTGAGAATATCCGGGTTGGACTGTTTGATTATCCGGTGTTAATGGCGGCTGATATTCTTTTATATCAAACCGATTTAGTACCGGTGGGCAATGATCAAAGACAGCATGTTGAGCTGGCAAGGGATATTGCCATTCGCTTTAATCAACAATTTGGTGATGTCTTTAAGGTGCCGGAAGCATATTTTGGAGAATCAGGCGCGCGAATCATGAGTCTTCAGGAACCCACTCGGAAAATGTCAAAATCCGATGAAAATGCCAATGCCTTTATCTCGTTGTTAGATGATTCTAAAACCATTGTTAAGAAGTTTAAACGTGCCGTCACCGACTCGGATATGGCAGTTCATCATAATCGGGACGAAAAACCTGGGGTTTCCAATTTAATGGAAATCTATTCCTGTGCTACCGGAAAAAGCCTGGACGAAATTACCCGGGAATTTGAAGGCAAAGGCTATGGCGATTTCAAACAGACCGTTGGCGAAGCCGTCGCGGATACCATGCTGCCAGTCCAGAATGAATATCATCGCTTGTTGAACGAAAAAGCCTATCTGGAACAGATCATGCATACCCATGCAGAAAAGGCATCCCAGATTGCCTGGAAAACCTTGTCAAAAGTGCGGAAAAAAGTAGGATTTGTGACCGTATAA
- a CDS encoding aspartate/glutamate racemase family protein has product MDNNGPIGVIDSGIGGFTVLKALQDRLPNENYLYFGDSMRMPYGERENDELIMLANTIISDLENRGVKAIVLACNTLSSLIVELTAQVPLFSVIEAGVQETLNWRDRGLVGLIATTATVKNRGYEKELELWTKDVEYIAQGTHTLAKVINDGQSDLKILKHNIEEAVEPILLKGIKRGIVIEELLLGCTHFPIVSVTIRQMYPELELINPANGLVNQLNKYCTEFDFFNTQEPAGTTHILTTADCDIFERMIRELELNCNSLEMTELKLS; this is encoded by the coding sequence ATGGACAATAATGGACCCATTGGGGTCATTGATTCAGGTATCGGTGGTTTTACAGTTCTGAAAGCACTACAAGACCGACTGCCCAATGAAAATTACCTCTATTTTGGTGATTCAATGCGGATGCCCTATGGTGAGCGGGAAAATGATGAACTGATCATGCTGGCCAATACCATCATCAGTGATTTGGAAAATAGAGGGGTAAAAGCGATTGTGCTAGCCTGTAATACCCTATCCTCTCTGATTGTCGAACTGACCGCACAAGTTCCATTATTCAGTGTGATTGAAGCCGGCGTACAGGAAACGCTGAACTGGCGAGATCGGGGTCTGGTTGGACTGATCGCGACTACGGCAACGGTGAAAAACCGGGGCTATGAAAAAGAACTGGAACTATGGACAAAAGATGTTGAGTACATTGCCCAGGGAACCCATACCCTGGCAAAGGTGATTAATGATGGCCAGAGTGATTTAAAGATCTTAAAACACAATATTGAGGAAGCCGTTGAACCGATTCTTTTAAAAGGAATTAAAAGAGGCATCGTCATTGAGGAACTCTTGCTTGGTTGTACCCATTTTCCAATTGTATCGGTAACCATCCGGCAAATGTATCCGGAATTAGAATTGATTAATCCGGCGAATGGGCTGGTCAATCAACTAAACAAGTATTGCACGGAGTTTGATTTTTTTAATACGCAGGAACCGGCAGGGACGACACATATTTTGACGACTGCCGACTGTGATATTTTTGAGCGGATGATCAGGGAGTTGGAACTCAATTGTAATTCGCTTGAAATGACGGAACTAAAATTATCGTAA
- a CDS encoding xanthine phosphoribosyltransferase: MELLEEKIRQEGRVKGQGILKVDSFLNHQLDVELFEEMGKAFAKRFAGEGVNKILTIETSGIAIATSTSRYFDYCPVVFGKKYVSLNLDEEIYSSDVYSYTKQQAYKIMVSKKYLNPSDRILIIDDFLANGKAVEALIDLINQAGATLVGVGIAIEKGFQDGGALIRQQGIALESLAIIDDMSVEKGIVFRDQSGKK, encoded by the coding sequence ATGGAATTATTAGAAGAAAAGATTAGACAAGAGGGTCGTGTCAAAGGCCAGGGAATCCTGAAGGTGGATTCATTTTTAAATCATCAATTAGATGTGGAATTATTTGAAGAAATGGGAAAGGCTTTTGCCAAACGCTTTGCCGGAGAGGGAGTCAATAAAATCCTGACGATTGAGACATCGGGAATTGCGATTGCAACCAGTACGTCCAGATATTTTGACTATTGTCCGGTGGTTTTTGGAAAAAAATATGTATCATTAAATTTAGATGAGGAAATTTATTCCAGTGATGTCTATTCCTATACCAAACAGCAGGCCTATAAAATTATGGTTTCAAAAAAATATTTAAACCCTTCAGATCGTATTTTAATTATCGACGATTTTCTAGCCAATGGAAAGGCTGTGGAAGCGTTAATTGATTTGATTAACCAGGCGGGTGCCACCTTGGTTGGTGTAGGCATTGCCATCGAAAAAGGATTTCAGGATGGCGGGGCATTAATTCGTCAGCAAGGAATTGCTCTGGAGTCATTGGCAATTATTGATGACATGAGTGTGGAAAAAGGAATCGTATTTCGTGATCAATCTGGAAAGAAGTAA
- the fusA gene encoding elongation factor G encodes MKTYPTKNIRNILILGHGGSGKTTLTEALAFNAGAVDRMGRIDEGNTLSDFDPEEKRRKFSISSSIIPLEFGGHKINLIDVPGYFDFIGDAYAALRVADAVVIVLDALAGVQVGTEKAIELLEKANIPAIIVVNKMDRENATFAKVMDELKETFGNKVVPFELPMGEGEAMNGVVNIVDMTGSQRKDNRCFDVPITDEMKAELEPYRDMIMESVAQTSESLMEKYFEGEELTQNEIHTGIRQGIDNGELIPVLCTSAILNIGVETLENMIIEYLPSPGRGKFEVGKDPRDKKEIERKCSNKEPFSALVFKTIADPYVGKLSIFKVMSGILDHSVEVYNATQEVKEKANHIYVLRGNKQIEVEKLEAGDIGAFSKLNDTVTGDTLTSIKSPIVYDKIELPKPIISMAIEPKTKADIDKLATGLHRLVEEDPTMTVSRNKETKQTLVSGLGEMHLEIISQKLKQKFGVDVNLVDMKVPYRETIKKKATAEGKHKKQSGGSGQFGHVWIDFEPGIDQNAPFQFVDKVVGGAVPRNFIPAVEKGLELCMLEGVLAGFPVTGVKATLYDGSYHAVDSDEMSFKMAATAAYRKGMKEAAPVILEPIYHIDITVPEEYMGDIMGDLNKKRGRIMGMDSASGGKQRILAEAPLAEMFKYATELRSMTQARGEFSMEFVRYEEAPMIIAEKVIAAAQKEKE; translated from the coding sequence ATGAAAACGTATCCAACTAAAAACATCCGTAACATTCTTATACTAGGTCACGGAGGAAGCGGGAAAACAACCTTGACTGAAGCATTGGCATTTAATGCAGGTGCCGTTGATCGTATGGGAAGAATTGACGAGGGAAATACCCTATCGGACTTTGATCCAGAAGAAAAAAGACGAAAGTTTTCAATTTCTTCATCTATTATTCCTTTAGAATTTGGTGGACATAAGATCAATCTTATTGATGTGCCAGGTTATTTTGATTTTATTGGTGACGCCTACGCGGCGCTTCGCGTAGCGGACGCAGTTGTTATTGTTCTTGATGCATTGGCTGGGGTTCAGGTTGGAACAGAAAAAGCCATTGAACTTTTGGAAAAGGCAAACATTCCGGCAATCATCGTTGTCAACAAAATGGACCGAGAGAATGCCACCTTTGCAAAGGTCATGGACGAGTTAAAAGAAACATTCGGAAATAAAGTGGTGCCTTTTGAATTACCAATGGGTGAAGGCGAAGCGATGAATGGTGTTGTTAACATCGTTGATATGACTGGTAGCCAGCGAAAAGATAACCGCTGTTTTGATGTGCCCATCACCGATGAAATGAAAGCAGAACTGGAACCCTATCGGGATATGATTATGGAGTCGGTGGCTCAAACCAGTGAAAGCCTGATGGAGAAATATTTTGAAGGTGAAGAACTAACCCAGAATGAAATTCATACCGGCATTCGTCAGGGGATTGATAATGGTGAATTAATACCGGTATTATGCACTTCAGCAATATTAAACATTGGGGTAGAAACCCTTGAAAATATGATCATTGAATATTTGCCATCACCTGGCAGGGGAAAATTTGAAGTCGGGAAAGACCCCCGGGATAAAAAAGAAATCGAACGTAAATGCAGCAATAAAGAACCTTTCTCCGCGCTGGTATTTAAAACCATTGCCGACCCCTATGTTGGTAAACTTTCGATTTTTAAAGTCATGTCAGGGATCTTGGATCATTCGGTAGAAGTGTATAATGCGACTCAAGAAGTAAAAGAAAAAGCGAATCATATTTATGTTTTAAGAGGAAATAAACAGATTGAGGTTGAAAAATTGGAAGCTGGTGATATCGGAGCGTTTTCCAAGTTAAACGACACCGTCACCGGGGATACCTTAACCAGCATCAAATCACCGATTGTTTATGATAAAATTGAATTGCCAAAACCAATTATATCCATGGCCATTGAGCCGAAAACCAAGGCTGATATTGATAAACTGGCCACTGGACTGCACCGCTTGGTGGAAGAAGATCCAACCATGACAGTCAGTCGTAATAAGGAAACCAAGCAAACCTTAGTATCCGGTTTGGGAGAAATGCATCTGGAAATTATTTCTCAGAAACTGAAACAGAAATTTGGTGTTGATGTTAATCTCGTTGACATGAAGGTTCCATATCGTGAAACGATCAAGAAAAAAGCCACTGCCGAAGGAAAACACAAAAAGCAATCCGGTGGGAGCGGCCAATTTGGTCATGTTTGGATTGATTTCGAACCGGGAATTGATCAGAACGCGCCTTTCCAGTTTGTGGACAAGGTTGTTGGTGGGGCAGTACCTCGAAACTTTATCCCGGCCGTTGAAAAGGGTCTTGAATTATGTATGCTAGAAGGCGTTCTGGCCGGATTTCCGGTAACCGGCGTTAAAGCAACGCTTTATGATGGTTCCTATCATGCTGTAGATTCAGATGAAATGTCCTTTAAAATGGCAGCTACTGCTGCGTACCGAAAGGGAATGAAGGAAGCCGCACCAGTTATCCTGGAGCCCATCTATCATATTGATATCACCGTACCGGAAGAGTACATGGGCGATATCATGGGCGATTTAAATAAAAAGCGTGGCCGGATCATGGGAATGGACTCAGCATCGGGTGGAAAACAGCGGATCTTGGCTGAAGCACCACTGGCGGAAATGTTTAAATATGCCACTGAGTTGCGCTCGATGACCCAGGCTCGAGGTGAATTCTCAATGGAATTTGTCCGATATGAAGAAGCGCCAATGATAATTGCGGAAAAAGTGATAGCTGCTGCCCAGAAAGAAAAAGAATAA
- a CDS encoding SigB/SigF/SigG family RNA polymerase sigma factor — MKYERKISKEDVKKLFAEYEETRDRELRDQIIENYLYIPKILSRKYGHKSGDNEDIFQVACLGLMYAVERFDVSRGYEFDTFATPTIIGEIKRYYRDREWLIRIPRKVQDLNREINQTRTTLEHKLMRSPTISEIACYLEISEESIIKAMESSNAYYPKSLSMEYESNQDGQEVSLMDLLGNLDNNMENVENIDLLKQKIQALNPVERIIVEQRFFRGKTQKEVAEYINKSQMTVSRIEKKVMKKIKEDL; from the coding sequence ATGAAGTATGAGCGGAAAATTAGTAAAGAAGATGTCAAAAAGTTATTTGCCGAGTACGAAGAAACCAGGGATCGTGAATTACGGGATCAAATAATTGAAAACTATCTTTATATACCAAAAATTCTCTCACGAAAATATGGACATAAAAGCGGGGATAATGAAGATATCTTTCAAGTCGCCTGTTTGGGTTTAATGTATGCGGTGGAACGATTTGATGTCAGTCGGGGGTATGAGTTTGACACCTTTGCCACACCGACAATTATTGGAGAAATAAAGCGTTATTACAGAGATCGTGAATGGTTGATACGTATTCCCAGGAAGGTTCAGGATCTCAATCGGGAGATTAACCAAACCCGGACAACTCTGGAACATAAACTGATGCGTTCACCAACCATATCAGAAATTGCCTGTTATCTTGAAATATCAGAAGAAAGCATCATCAAAGCCATGGAAAGCAGCAATGCCTATTATCCGAAATCATTATCAATGGAATATGAGAGCAATCAGGATGGACAGGAAGTCAGTTTGATGGATCTATTGGGAAACCTGGATAACAACATGGAAAATGTCGAAAACATTGATCTTTTAAAGCAAAAGATTCAAGCTCTTAATCCGGTCGAACGGATCATTGTGGAGCAGCGGTTTTTTAGAGGAAAAACACAAAAAGAAGTGGCGGAGTATATTAATAAATCGCAGATGACCGTGTCTCGCATTGAAAAGAAAGTGATGAAAAAGATAAAAGAGGATCTATAA
- a CDS encoding ATP-binding protein yields MDSIKLTLPTKPEYVSLARLTIASVANNMGFSIGDVEDLKVAVSEACTNALNHSKNPDTTYDLTYVVENHKLVFTVTDRGVGFEPESVAMPDLNGKQLGGFGLFIIKSLMDRVEIISERGSGTSITMVKNLSTTHEV; encoded by the coding sequence ATGGATAGTATAAAACTGACACTGCCAACAAAACCAGAATACGTCAGCTTGGCACGTCTTACAATTGCGTCAGTAGCTAACAATATGGGTTTTTCCATAGGTGATGTAGAAGATCTGAAGGTTGCAGTGTCCGAGGCATGCACAAATGCCTTGAATCATAGTAAAAATCCAGATACAACCTACGATTTAACTTATGTTGTGGAAAATCATAAATTAGTTTTTACGGTGACTGATCGCGGGGTTGGCTTTGAACCAGAATCAGTAGCAATGCCAGATCTCAACGGAAAACAATTAGGTGGCTTTGGTTTATTCATCATCAAATCACTAATGGATAGGGTGGAAATTATTAGTGAGAGGGGATCCGGAACCTCAATTACCATGGTTAAGAACCTATCGACGACCCATGAAGTATGA
- a CDS encoding STAS domain-containing protein, whose product MSSKNINEIEKTNMVCIKGEIDIYSIEKFRETIENQIKTQVPEIILDCSELSYMDSTGMGVLIELRNKTKEMGQKIVMMNPRPNIKKLLTLTGVDKIIEVIDSPVN is encoded by the coding sequence ATGAGCAGTAAAAACATAAATGAAATTGAAAAAACAAACATGGTATGTATAAAAGGCGAAATCGACATTTACTCTATTGAAAAATTCAGAGAAACAATTGAAAACCAAATAAAAACACAGGTACCGGAGATTATTTTGGACTGTTCCGAGTTATCCTATATGGACAGTACAGGCATGGGCGTTTTAATTGAATTGCGAAATAAGACAAAAGAAATGGGACAAAAGATTGTTATGATGAATCCGCGCCCTAACATCAAAAAATTACTGACGCTCACAGGTGTTGATAAAATAATCGAAGTTATCGACAGTCCTGTTAACTAA
- a CDS encoding DUF948 domain-containing protein produces the protein MITLNFSLWELALLLVGVAFVIGTVYLIKLFKSLAATFDTTTKLMEENRLALRSIMENADDITKSTAHIVDKSSLMVDEVEVALNTIKQDVIDPVVKAASVLKRGLGVFQTRNRKDKV, from the coding sequence ATGATAACATTAAATTTTAGCTTGTGGGAATTAGCACTGTTATTAGTTGGCGTTGCTTTTGTAATCGGAACGGTTTATTTAATTAAACTGTTTAAAAGTCTGGCAGCAACATTTGACACAACCACAAAGCTCATGGAGGAAAACCGTTTGGCACTTCGCAGTATCATGGAAAATGCCGATGATATAACCAAATCGACTGCCCACATTGTGGATAAATCCAGTTTGATGGTTGATGAGGTTGAGGTGGCTTTAAATACCATCAAGCAAGATGTCATTGATCCCGTGGTAAAAGCGGCATCCGTATTAAAAAGAGGTTTAGGCGTTTTTCAAACCAGAAATAGAAAAGACAAGGTATAG
- a CDS encoding YtxH domain-containing protein: MSSNKLYFVGGLFLGTIIGGTLGVLLAPAAGDETRKKLAEGTEEALGNAYDQAVEYGENLKEQFQDMQEQFTERVNEYKNQIESKIQEIQEEVEQDIADLNEELEALEREESEVVKEETEATEAVEKEEK; the protein is encoded by the coding sequence ATGAGCAGTAACAAATTATATTTTGTTGGCGGACTTTTTCTAGGAACCATCATCGGCGGTACACTCGGTGTGTTATTGGCACCGGCAGCAGGCGACGAAACACGAAAAAAACTGGCTGAAGGCACAGAAGAAGCCCTTGGCAATGCTTATGATCAAGCCGTAGAATATGGCGAAAATCTAAAAGAACAATTCCAGGACATGCAGGAACAATTTACTGAAAGAGTTAATGAGTATAAAAATCAAATTGAAAGTAAAATTCAGGAAATCCAAGAGGAAGTTGAACAGGATATTGCTGATTTAAATGAAGAACTGGAAGCCCTTGAAAGGGAAGAATCAGAAGTAGTTAAAGAGGAAACTGAAGCTACCGAAGCTGTCGAAAAAGAAGAAAAGTAA
- a CDS encoding HPr family phosphocarrier protein, which yields MIKKEVTVLNATGLHARPASMFVQTAGKFKSKIFVIKDGNSINAKSIMGIMAGGISQGTTIEIQAEGEDEMEAVDALVQLINDKFGE from the coding sequence ATGATAAAAAAAGAAGTTACAGTTTTAAATGCAACCGGTCTGCATGCTCGTCCGGCATCGATGTTTGTTCAAACTGCCGGTAAATTCAAGTCTAAAATATTTGTCATCAAAGACGGAAATTCCATTAATGCTAAAAGTATTATGGGTATTATGGCCGGAGGAATCTCGCAGGGTACTACTATTGAAATTCAAGCTGAAGGCGAAGATGAAATGGAAGCGGTCGATGCGTTGGTTCAATTAATTAATGATAAATTTGGAGAATAG
- the ptsP gene encoding phosphoenolpyruvate--protein phosphotransferase, with translation MFIKEGISASPGIAIAKAFVYEKIAVEVNKNKTDDTQAEIEKFHVALKLSHQQLESIRLKAIDELGEEEGAIFEAHAMVLDDPEFVEGVETEINENQLSADFAVNVVTDRFYAIFDQMDDPYFSARAADIKDVGTRVQNNILGIVQADLSSLNEDVIIIADDLTPSDTAQMDKKRVMGFATNIGSRTSHTAIMARSLEIPAVLGLCDITDTVKTGDLMVVDGLTGKVCINPTNEQLASYENEKQKYQDYLKELEELKDLDAITLDGRKIELVGNIGEPNDVAGVLKNGGVGVGLYRTEFLYMNSDVMPSEEKQFAAYRSVLEAFPNGPVVIRTLDIGGDKKLPYLPMDNELNPFLGLRAIRLCFKEVGLFKTQLRAILRASIYGHAHIMFPMISSITEVRQAKAILFDCMKELDAEQVAYDKAVKVGVMIEIPSAAITADIICKEVDFFSIGTNDLCQYTLAVDRMNQEVSYLYDPFNPAILRLIKQVTATSDKKENFFTGMCGEMAGDPAAAVLLLGLGLYEFSMSALAIPQIKKIIRSVRYEDAKVIAETALNLETGEEIMDFIQDAMKKLNINI, from the coding sequence ATGTTTATAAAAGAAGGAATTAGTGCGTCTCCGGGAATTGCGATTGCAAAAGCGTTTGTTTATGAAAAAATTGCAGTTGAGGTAAATAAGAATAAGACAGATGATACCCAAGCGGAAATAGAAAAATTTCATGTGGCATTAAAATTAAGCCACCAACAACTGGAGAGCATTCGCTTGAAAGCCATCGATGAGCTTGGTGAAGAAGAGGGGGCTATTTTTGAAGCCCACGCCATGGTTCTCGATGATCCTGAATTTGTGGAGGGTGTCGAGACAGAAATTAATGAGAATCAGTTAAGTGCTGATTTTGCCGTTAACGTTGTAACGGATCGTTTTTATGCAATTTTTGATCAGATGGATGATCCCTATTTCAGTGCCCGAGCGGCTGATATTAAAGATGTGGGAACCAGAGTTCAAAACAATATTTTAGGAATCGTTCAGGCGGACCTATCAAGTCTGAACGAAGACGTGATTATTATTGCCGACGATCTTACCCCGTCGGATACGGCACAGATGGATAAAAAACGCGTAATGGGCTTTGCAACCAATATCGGAAGCAGAACATCACACACGGCAATTATGGCACGTAGTCTTGAGATACCAGCAGTTCTGGGATTGTGCGATATCACTGATACGGTAAAAACTGGGGATCTGATGGTGGTAGACGGACTAACAGGTAAGGTGTGCATTAACCCTACTAATGAACAATTGGCAAGTTATGAAAACGAAAAACAGAAATATCAGGATTATCTGAAAGAACTGGAAGAACTTAAAGACTTAGATGCGATTACTTTAGATGGCAGAAAAATCGAATTAGTTGGGAATATCGGCGAACCCAACGATGTTGCTGGTGTGCTTAAAAACGGCGGGGTTGGTGTTGGACTCTATCGAACTGAATTTTTATACATGAATAGTGATGTGATGCCCAGTGAAGAAAAGCAATTTGCTGCTTATCGTTCAGTTCTGGAAGCTTTTCCCAATGGACCAGTGGTTATTCGAACCTTGGATATTGGTGGCGATAAGAAACTTCCTTATTTACCGATGGATAATGAATTGAATCCATTTTTAGGTTTGCGAGCGATTCGGCTGTGTTTTAAAGAAGTTGGCTTATTTAAAACGCAGCTCAGGGCAATTCTGAGAGCAAGTATTTACGGTCATGCGCACATTATGTTTCCGATGATCTCATCAATTACCGAAGTGAGACAGGCAAAAGCCATCCTCTTTGATTGTATGAAAGAACTGGATGCAGAACAAGTGGCATATGATAAAGCTGTAAAGGTCGGTGTGATGATTGAAATTCCATCGGCTGCCATTACCGCAGATATTATTTGTAAAGAAGTGGATTTCTTCAGTATTGGTACCAATGATCTCTGCCAGTATACCCTTGCAGTTGACAGAATGAATCAAGAGGTTTCATATTTGTATGATCCCTTTAATCCGGCGATTTTGCGCCTGATCAAACAGGTAACGGCAACATCTGATAAAAAAGAGAACTTTTTTACCGGAATGTGTGGTGAAATGGCAGGTGATCCAGCGGCGGCAGTGTTGCTTCTGGGATTAGGCTTATATGAATTTAGTATGAGTGCCCTGGCAATTCCTCAGATAAAGAAAATTATTCGAAGTGTCCGCTATGAAGATGCCAAAGTCATCGCTGAAACGGCACTGAATTTGGAAACCGGTGAAGAAATAATGGACTTCATCCAAGACGCTATGAAAAAATTAAATATAAATATTTAG
- the recR gene encoding recombination mediator RecR gives MGYYPKTLERLVLELGKLPGIGEKSAQRLAFHIINLSDEEISSLSEALISAKSKIVLCKTCFNITDKETCDICENPKRDQETICVVQSSRDIFAIEKTREYHGLYHVLHGAISPLDGIGPQDIKARELLLRIGENDIKEVIMATNATVEGEATAMYLGNLISPLGVKVTRLAKGIPIGADLEYTDEITLIKAFEGRSKI, from the coding sequence ATGGGATATTACCCCAAAACACTGGAACGACTGGTCTTAGAATTGGGAAAGCTGCCTGGAATTGGCGAAAAATCAGCGCAACGGCTTGCTTTTCACATTATCAATCTTTCTGATGAAGAAATCTCCAGTCTTTCTGAAGCATTAATCTCAGCGAAATCAAAAATAGTTTTGTGTAAAACCTGTTTCAATATCACTGATAAAGAAACCTGTGATATTTGTGAGAACCCCAAGCGGGATCAGGAAACGATCTGTGTTGTTCAAAGCAGCCGGGATATTTTTGCTATCGAAAAAACCCGCGAATATCATGGGCTTTATCATGTTTTGCATGGCGCTATTTCCCCATTAGACGGGATTGGACCACAGGATATTAAGGCCAGAGAATTATTGCTGCGGATCGGCGAAAATGACATAAAAGAGGTTATCATGGCTACAAATGCCACTGTCGAAGGCGAGGCAACAGCTATGTATTTGGGGAACCTAATCAGTCCATTAGGCGTTAAGGTTACCCGACTGGCTAAAGGCATACCAATCGGTGCGGATCTTGAATATACAGATGAAATCACATTAATTAAAGCCTTTGAAGGAAGAAGTAAGATTTAA
- a CDS encoding YbaB/EbfC family nucleoid-associated protein — MAKRKMPTGMGGGNMNNMMKQVQKMQQDMANLQAELEEREVEATAGGGAVKVVATGKKTILSIKIDPEVIDEDDIEMLEDLVLAAVNEAIAKAEEMVNSEMGKITGGMNIPGLM; from the coding sequence ATGGCAAAGCGAAAAATGCCGACCGGAATGGGCGGTGGTAACATGAATAATATGATGAAACAAGTGCAGAAAATGCAACAAGATATGGCGAATTTACAGGCCGAACTGGAAGAAAGAGAAGTTGAAGCCACTGCTGGCGGCGGTGCAGTTAAAGTAGTTGCAACCGGGAAAAAGACCATTTTATCAATAAAAATTGATCCGGAAGTTATTGACGAAGACGATATCGAAATGCTTGAAGATCTGGTTTTAGCTGCGGTCAATGAAGCAATCGCTAAAGCAGAAGAAATGGTCAATTCAGAAATGGGAAAAATCACCGGTGGTATGAATATTCCGGGTTTAATGTAG